A genomic segment from Nicotiana sylvestris chromosome 1, ASM39365v2, whole genome shotgun sequence encodes:
- the LOC138876045 gene encoding uncharacterized protein, giving the protein MVNTDSSTSVATDSNASTIEPSHPLYLYPTDNPGTVIVADRFNGMGYGSWRRGMLIGLSCKNKLGIINGTISKPNSNSPLFEAWCRCNDMVIAWILNSLEAEIRESVMYTESAAKLWKDIEKRYGQPKGSKVYQIRKSLSSISQGNSNIVAYFSRIKKLWDELAYSITYPNCV; this is encoded by the coding sequence ATGGTGAACACCGACTCCTCCACTTCTGTTGCGACTGATTCTAATGCAAGTACTATTGAACCTTCTCATCCACTATACCTTTATCCAACTGATAATCCTGGAACTGTTATTGTTGCTGATAGGTTCAATGGAATGGGTTATGGTAGTTGGCGTCGAGGAATGTTGATTGGCTTATCATGTAAAAATAAGCTAGGAATAATAAATGGAACAATTAGCAAACCAAATTCTAATTCACCACTATTTGAGGCTTGGTGCCGATGCAATGATATGGTGATTGCTTGGATTTTGAATAGTTTAGAAGCTGAAATTCGAGAGAGTGTAATGTATACCGAGTCAGCTGCCAAACTATGGAAAGATATAGAAAAACGTTATGGTCAACCTAAGGGATCCAAAGTTTATCAAATTCGCAAATCTCTGTCTTCCATCTCTCAAGGAAACTCAAACATTGTTGCATATTTCTCTAGAATCAAGAAATTGTGGGACGAACTAGCCTACTCCATCACCTATCCTAATTGTGTGTGA